agtgatttatttttattgaataacccTATTTTTAAGTTGTTCTTAGTCGAAAAAAATTATTGGTATTATTTGTGGACCTGATGATTTCATAGAAGTTTTTACCGCTTTGGGCCGTGCAATTAGAGAAAGGGTGTTTTGGAGCTCCGGAAAAAGTATTTCACttcaatttttaattacagtGATACTAAAAAACAGACATAATAGtttctttattaacaaaattctaCCTACAGTGAATCACCcccaaatataatgttattagaACACAAATacttaaagataatttatagtatttacatgTACTTAATTCTGTGAAtagaataacataataattatttattaacaaaaagatGACGATTGTCATTATTAAATCGCTGGTTGATATTTTAAAGcttattattgataattttattttataaatgatttattatttcctcATGAAAAATCTGtcaaaggattttttaaaatattttattataagatcaGATCTGAATATTTAACCTGCGTTACGCGAACATGACTACAAAACAAATGCATTTAGAATTGTACAACATTGTATAGATAATAGTTAGCATTATATCATGCACATATGTAAAACTGTGCAATAAATAAGAGTGAACttgattttgttgttttaattgtatattcaGTATGAGTCGTTTTTTAGGTTGTGCCAAATCTTGTGTTGATTTCTTATACTGAGTTACTGACACTTTATGAGGTTGATTATATGGAGCAGAAAAATACGTTTACGAACTTCCAtgcttgtttattataaaaattatatacaaattattaaatgcagcattccttttaaaaataacactttcatAATCATACAAAGTAATTTCTGTCGCACTAAGGGCGCGCACACACTGCCCAAGTAACCATGCCGCAAGCGGTTGCGCACTGACCCTAGGAACTATATAACTAAATTCTAACTACATTTATATACACTTATTATATATGTTGAGTAGAAAACTGGATTAATGCTTTGAAAAACATGACAAAATATTCTATAACAATTACTATATTaccaatcattttaattaagtcATTCATGAAATAATCAAGCCATGTTCTAATGAACGTCgtctacataattttatatgaatctGTCATTGAACAATATGTCATCTCAAATTGCTTCATACAAAATAAGCTAATcgctttaataaattacaattttacaacTTAATCAtatgtcaaattataattttctcccacaAATTTCTGTTTGAAAATGGTCTTGGTGCCAATCAAGGCTATGTTATATGCTGTACAAAAAGCGATCCTTAGGGGACATCCACAATTATTAGCTTGATAATCAATCTTCACTACCCTGACATTTATGACAATCATttcattaaattcaaattaacattACAAACAAGAACTTTTACTAGAATTCTTTAACACTCATTTCCTGTCACAAATCATTATATACATCACTTTCACCTGTATGTGTTTAATGTGGATGTGCCCTTAAAGATATTGTGATAGAATTTTCCATATagaatgttttaatgtttttaaaccgCTTGATCTTTGAAAGCCAGTGCAGTAATCGCTTTCTGGTGGCCGCAGTATTCTCGCTCTAGTGTGCCTCTTTCCACATCCCAAAGGCGAGCATAGCTATCCGAAGAGCCtgcagaaaaatataacaatttatagaAAACAAGACAGATAAAAAATCCTTAGAGCAGCAATAATAAAGCAGGGAATACCAGCCTTATATAATACCACTCATGGGCGTAGGCCACTACTACAGAGACAGTTCAGTAGTTTCAATAACCATTGAGCAAGTAAGTATGAAGAGatcataaaagtaaatactATGAAAATCAAAATTAGTATGTCACAATCATATCAAAAGATCAGACTCAGCTCTTTTGTCTACACAGCCAGTAGTATGGCCGCAGCCAACATTGTCCGTGGCAGGGCGAAAGCAAAAAATTGCTTTTCAACATAACAAAAATGTCATGCGCCCTTCCTTAGCAACTGTACTGATACatgtcacaaaatattaaagagcTTTCAAAGCTTTTACACATTTTACCTCCTTTGCCACCCCATCTACACTATGTCACTGTATATACATGCATACTAAATGATGTTACCAGTAAACAAAAATCGCGAGTCAATGCTGAACGCTGCGTCCCACACCCAGCGCTGCGTCTCATGTCGCAGCTCGCGCATCGGCGTCCAGTCGCTCGTGCGCCACACCTTCGCCGAGCAGTCGCCGGACGTCGTCACTAACATGCTGTGTACAAGTAAATCATGTGTATTGCAACAGCTAGCATAACTTATAATACTACAAAGTGTTGCTCGAGATTTCATATGAGTAAAAaactttcccgctacaaaaaccCCTAATCACTGTAACGATCCATAACGCCACTTGTTTGACAGCGTAACATACctacttaaaaaattacattaaaagttCTAATATTTCCCAAAGGCGCTAATTACCCGGATTAAAGGTAGCCTACCTACTAATCCAGGACTTAGACAGAATAGTATTAATGTCCTAACTTAATATTTCAGCAGTAATGCACCAGTGGCTTTCTGAAAGAAAAATTTCACTTAAGCACTTTACGAGGATTGCAAGCAACTTATGTATTAATCCAAGATGATCCTTTATTATGTGCTGAATTTCGtctaatatcatttaaaaatatttacagaaactTTCGCACTCATAGCATAAGCattataacaatacaatattaccATAAGTAGTTTGATAACATAATCATTGGTTATACTGACGTGGAGTCTCTGCTGAACTTGCAGCGCAACGCGTACTTGTGGTGCGCGGCGATGTGCTTGCGCGGCACGGGGTGCGCCTGCCCGCCCAGCGCCCACACGTAGCAGTTGCCCTTGTTGTTCACAGCGGCCATCATCTTTCCCGCCGGGTCGATCGCTATATCCTGGATCGATGCTTCAGCTTCTGGGACCTTCCGAAAAAGGAGACAACAAAAaacaactagttttatttttcagtttctGAAACACTACATACACACACTGTATGTAGTGTATTCTCGCTATCCTGAAATACCTCAATTGTAATTAATTCATTTGTCATAATTAGTATCAAATGGGCAAccgatttatttaaacataccAACTGGTCATTCTGGTCAGTCTTGAGGTCCCACATGTGGATGATGCCACTCTGGTCTCCGACCATGATCTGTGACTGATCAGGGTGCAGCATAACAGCATTCACAGGAGCTTGCACTTGGAATATCTTCTGACACCTGGTCTGTGGAGGAGCCCTGCACCACAGTTTATAAAGACAGTTCCTActtgtaacatttaaatagatattgATACATAGTCTGTGTGAAGAGTTCCCTGAAGAGATAGAGAGGGATGCAACTAGAGCACTCACTTTTGCCATGTGTGTTGGGTACTTTGATGTAATATGGAGCAAGCCTATTGTCATATTgtgcacaaatttcagactctggcCTGATACTAAACAGGAAAACCTTATACCATTTTGCCCTACCCAGAATTCAAACCATGGGCCTCTTACCAGTTTTGTAATGCTCAAACATTTAATTACGTCACTGATTTACTCTAgttaaggtcagtcggggtaagtgcgccataaaattattatagctggattcaatgcaaaataatttctttttgtgctgacttaagaatgtaattttattaatttaagaat
This portion of the Manduca sexta isolate Smith_Timp_Sample1 chromosome 14, JHU_Msex_v1.0, whole genome shotgun sequence genome encodes:
- the LOC115439846 gene encoding target of rapamycin complex subunit lst8 isoform X2, whose amino-acid sequence is MAGDGTGGGSQVVLVTGGYDHTIKLWQAHSGVCLRTMQHPDSQVNGLEISPNGQMVAACGYQHIRMYDLASANPDPVITFEGITKNVSRVGFQKNGSWMYTGGEDCTARIWDPRAPPQTRCQKIFQVQAPVNAVMLHPDQSQIMVGDQSGIIHMWDLKTDQNDQLVPEAEASIQDIAIDPAGKMMAAVNNKGNCYVWALGGQAHPVPRKHIAAHHKYALRCKFSRDSTMLVTTSGDCSAKVWRTSDWTPMRELRHETQRWVWDAAFSIDSRFLFTGSSDSYARLWDVERGTLEREYCGHQKAITALAFKDQAV
- the LOC115439846 gene encoding target of rapamycin complex subunit lst8 isoform X1, which translates into the protein MAGDGTGGGSQVVLVTGGYDHTIKLWQAHSGVCLRTMQHPDSQVNGLEISPNGQMVAACGYQHIRMYDLASANPDPVITFEGITKNVSRVGFQKNGSWMYTGGEDCTARIWDPRAPPQTRCQKIFQVQAPVNAVMLHPDQSQIMVGDQSGIIHMWDLKTDQNDQLKVPEAEASIQDIAIDPAGKMMAAVNNKGNCYVWALGGQAHPVPRKHIAAHHKYALRCKFSRDSTMLVTTSGDCSAKVWRTSDWTPMRELRHETQRWVWDAAFSIDSRFLFTGSSDSYARLWDVERGTLEREYCGHQKAITALAFKDQAV